Proteins found in one Mucilaginibacter gracilis genomic segment:
- the tamL gene encoding translocation and assembly module lipoprotein TamL produces the protein MKRHLPYILLLAFILNACSNTKYLPNNQKLYLGATVKVTDKNISKKDAKAVVSELSDLTRPKPNASILGLRVKLYLYNISKGKKNFISRFINKWGEPPVLWSTVDVDNNATILQSRLQNEGYFHAMITPDSVIKNKTAKAVYNTVTGPPFKIKSITFPTDSDSLDTAVAGISKKSLLRVGDKYNFDVIKNERLRIDARLKEEGFYYFSPEDILIQVDSTNAGPYQVNLYEIVKQETPDKAWDIYTMNKTYIYPRYSLKDTAAKLDSAIHYNDYYVIDPKNTIHPYVFQNVIALHPNEPYNRTHHNQALSRFIDIGPYKYVKNRFDISPKDTLKLDAFYYLTPYPKKSLRFETLLRTTSANYNGTQVNVSWRNRNAFKGAELLTVTLMGSTDVQFGGQNNGYNVYQTGIQTSLTWPRFISPLNINTNNGYLPRTRLQLEYDLTRRLKLYTLNSFSASWAYLWKQDVHISHELNLFGFTYTNAADITKEYQDSIIHTRNPSLKHVIDNQLTFGPSYSYTYTNTTEDYKQNTYYYNSKIGLSGNILGLVSGADTLRGKAKSIFGTNYSQYVKVENEFRFYHKLNANTKFANRIIVGVGLPYGNSTIMPYSQQFFIGGANSLRGFRARSVGPGSYFPDATITNGSGFIPDESGDIKIEATTEYRPKLFSIVYGVIFLDAGNVWLLNSNGSQPGGAFTRKFLNDMAVDAGLGLRFDLTVLVLRTDLGFPLRKPWLPDGQRWVINQINFADGGWRSNNLVFNLAIGYPF, from the coding sequence ATGAAAAGGCACTTACCCTATATACTTTTGCTGGCCTTTATTTTAAACGCTTGCAGTAACACCAAGTATTTGCCCAATAACCAAAAGTTATATCTGGGTGCAACCGTTAAGGTAACCGATAAAAACATCAGCAAAAAAGATGCTAAAGCAGTTGTAAGCGAACTGTCTGATTTAACGCGGCCCAAGCCCAACGCCTCCATTTTAGGTTTGCGGGTTAAGCTGTACCTGTACAACATCAGTAAAGGCAAAAAGAATTTTATTTCGCGCTTTATTAACAAGTGGGGAGAGCCGCCCGTTTTATGGAGCACGGTTGATGTGGATAATAACGCCACCATATTACAAAGCCGTTTGCAAAACGAGGGTTACTTTCATGCTATGATTACGCCCGATAGCGTTATCAAAAACAAAACCGCCAAAGCGGTTTATAATACCGTAACCGGCCCGCCATTTAAAATAAAGAGCATTACCTTCCCAACCGATAGCGACAGTTTAGATACTGCCGTTGCCGGAATATCAAAAAAATCGTTATTAAGGGTGGGCGATAAATACAACTTTGATGTGATAAAAAACGAACGCCTGAGGATAGATGCGCGCCTTAAAGAAGAAGGCTTTTACTACTTTTCGCCGGAGGATATATTAATACAGGTTGATAGCACCAATGCGGGCCCCTACCAGGTAAATTTATATGAAATAGTGAAACAAGAAACGCCCGACAAAGCATGGGATATTTATACCATGAATAAAACGTATATCTACCCAAGATATTCGTTAAAAGACACGGCTGCCAAGCTCGATTCGGCCATCCATTATAACGATTATTACGTGATCGACCCTAAAAACACCATTCATCCCTATGTGTTTCAAAATGTAATAGCACTGCACCCTAACGAGCCTTATAACCGCACGCACCACAACCAGGCACTCAGTCGTTTTATCGACATCGGTCCGTATAAATATGTTAAAAACCGGTTTGATATTTCGCCTAAAGATACCTTAAAGCTGGATGCCTTTTATTATCTCACTCCTTATCCTAAAAAATCGCTGCGGTTTGAAACGCTACTCCGTACCACATCGGCCAATTATAACGGCACGCAGGTAAATGTTAGTTGGCGCAACCGCAACGCCTTTAAAGGTGCAGAGCTACTCACCGTAACCTTAATGGGAAGTACCGATGTACAATTTGGCGGGCAAAATAATGGTTACAACGTGTATCAAACCGGTATACAAACCAGTTTAACCTGGCCCCGGTTTATTTCGCCTTTAAACATCAATACCAACAATGGTTATTTACCGCGCACCCGGCTACAATTGGAATACGATTTAACCCGAAGGCTAAAATTGTATACGCTAAACTCGTTTAGTGCATCGTGGGCGTATTTATGGAAACAAGATGTGCATATTAGCCATGAGCTTAACTTGTTTGGCTTTACTTATACCAATGCTGCCGATATTACCAAAGAATACCAGGATAGCATTATCCATACCCGAAACCCATCGTTAAAACACGTAATTGATAACCAGCTTACTTTTGGCCCAAGCTATAGCTATACTTACACCAATACCACCGAAGATTACAAACAAAACACTTATTACTACAATAGTAAAATTGGACTATCGGGCAATATATTAGGGTTGGTAAGTGGTGCCGATACCTTGAGAGGTAAAGCCAAAAGTATATTTGGCACCAATTACAGCCAATATGTAAAAGTAGAGAACGAGTTTCGCTTTTACCATAAGCTCAATGCCAACACCAAGTTTGCCAACCGTATAATTGTTGGTGTAGGTTTACCTTACGGCAACTCCACCATAATGCCTTACAGCCAGCAGTTTTTTATTGGTGGTGCCAATAGCTTACGCGGCTTTAGGGCGCGCAGCGTAGGCCCCGGCAGTTACTTTCCGGATGCAACTATCACCAACGGCTCGGGCTTTATTCCCGATGAATCGGGCGATATTAAGATAGAGGCCACTACTGAATACCGTCCTAAACTGTTTAGCATAGTATATGGCGTTATATTTTTAGATGCCGGTAACGTATGGCTGTTAAACTCAAATGGCTCACAACCGGGTGGTGCGTTTACCCGCAAGTTTTTAAACGATATGGCTGTTGATGCCGGCCTGGGCCTGCGTTTTGATTTAACGGTACTGGTGCTGCGCACCGATTTGGGTTTCCCCCTACGTAAGCCATGGTTGCCAGATGGACAGCGCTGGGTAATTAACCAAATTAATTTTGCCGATGGCGGCTGGCGAAGCAATAACCTGGTTTTTAATTTAGCTATCGGTTACCCGTTTTGA
- a CDS encoding translocation/assembly module TamB domain-containing protein yields MEKFGRLALKTLLWIIGVVIFLVVLVLVLIQVPAVQNYAKDKAVNFLQGKIKTKVKIDRLSIDFPKMIVLQGVYFADQKGDTLLAGDKLKVDIAMLQLLHKKVVVDEINLEGITANITRTPDSLYNYSYIMKAFMSGQKEEPKPADTTSTLKFSLDKVILDKINIKYKDAISGNNVAFLLGHFDTRIKDFDLDKMKFNIPKITLSGFDANIIQAPAGPQVAAAPDTATKPLNLTLNLGTIDFSKINVAYQGGDTKTKVNLGRLLVEMDKIDLKNQNVVVKNIQLENTNGMLSLLKPQNVQKAVVKAIKKADTLMASAQSGKSWSLVLNKMSLVNDNIKFDNEAQKAMPKGLDFGHMDIHNLNADAQDISYDATKIAGRINAFTFSDKSGLKVEKFHTTFLYGEKQSYLNDLYLQTPYTVLQDQVQIAYKSQADMTKNLGELRVHANLNGSKLGLRDVLILMPTMATMEPFKSSPNAAFKINGKVNGQVNNLDIPTLEITGLSNTHIKASATLKGLPNMNIVYFDVKINDFTTSAADINKLAPAGSIPSSFRVPATINVKGTFKGGIKNFTTNLNLHTSDGNLTAIAGLNTSKGGMSYTADLKADNLNAGRLLKQEKNVGNITLTAKVKGSGTNLKTAVAQFSADVVSADIRGYRYQNLVMSGKANRGIITTVARMKDPNISFALNAKANVTKKYPSINMTLNVDSINLQKLHFAKDDMRFHGKLIANIATADPDYLNGDIKLTNIQLVNKGQLIRMDSVLVIATANADSSTMRLKTDMLTAHLAGKYKLTEIAPALQDVVNKYFNTSPANAKTVKVKYSAQQFTFEAKLVKTPLFKQFVPDLKQLDPVIIKGSFDSQAGKLVVDASAPRVVYGTNSINNLKFNINTNNALNYSLTADQIKASQVNLLFASITGNAQNNKLTTSLQIRDAGKKERYRIAGVLSTTDGEFSFSFLQNGLLLDYTQWAVNASNALQFGNKGIMANNFTISNANQILSVNTSPQQYNGPLNVDFKNFKIETITKLADQSSLLVGGVINGTANVTNLNKSATFTSDINITDFNFKSDTLGNVALKVNNQTANAFAANVAITGKGNQVNLDGYYYTDKSSFDMNLNIANLNLKSVEGFTFGNMKQASGAINGKLKITGTTDAPAVRGDINFDNAAFNVSMINSYYKLPKETITFNDDGILFRDFTLVDSAGNKAIIAGTIYTKTYKDYKFGLDITADNFRVFNATQADNKLYYGQVYINSRIKVRGDMNKPIVDGTLKINDKTKLTVVLPQSDPGVEERKGVVEFVDKKKIIADSVFKGKLDSLKRSSLTGLDVAMNITVDKNADFTIVVDEANGDVVHIKGDTQLALGIDPSGKTSLTGTFTVNEGSYDLSYLTINRKFTFKQGSTITWQGDPTSATLDLTAIYIANVAPIDLVDNQLTDESQRTMYKQKLPFNVQLTLKGELLKPDITFGIVLPANTNYNVSADVLSTVNNKLDQLRQDPNELNKQVFAVLLLNHFIGDNPLQSQAGGEGIEGQVRSSVSSLLSDQLNQLAGNLIEGVNLNFALQSGTDYSSGTAQNRTDLNVGLSKQFLNDRLTVSVGNNFNLEGQQANEKATNIAGDISVGYKLSKDGRYMIRAYRKDQYIVVQGQVVETGVGFSLTVDYNRFSQIFRRKTKEEKQMIKDNKQQDKKQKEQDKAKEQKAQDDKQPQTATK; encoded by the coding sequence TTGGAAAAATTCGGACGCTTAGCCCTCAAAACGCTTCTGTGGATTATAGGAGTAGTTATTTTCCTTGTAGTACTGGTGCTGGTTTTGATACAGGTACCCGCTGTGCAAAATTATGCCAAAGATAAAGCGGTAAATTTTTTACAGGGTAAAATAAAAACGAAAGTTAAAATTGACCGCCTAAGCATCGACTTTCCTAAAATGATAGTTTTGCAGGGTGTTTATTTTGCCGACCAAAAGGGCGATACCCTCTTAGCCGGAGATAAACTAAAGGTTGATATTGCCATGCTGCAACTGCTACACAAAAAAGTAGTGGTTGACGAGATTAACTTAGAAGGCATTACAGCCAACATAACCCGCACACCCGATAGCCTTTATAATTACAGTTATATAATGAAGGCCTTTATGAGCGGGCAAAAAGAAGAACCCAAACCCGCTGATACCACCTCAACGCTCAAGTTTTCGCTTGATAAGGTTATACTCGATAAAATTAACATCAAATATAAAGATGCCATTAGCGGTAACAACGTGGCGTTTTTGCTGGGGCATTTTGATACCCGCATTAAGGATTTTGACCTTGATAAGATGAAGTTTAACATCCCGAAAATTACCTTATCGGGATTTGATGCCAATATCATTCAGGCACCTGCCGGACCGCAGGTAGCTGCCGCGCCCGATACTGCAACCAAACCCCTAAACCTTACTTTAAATTTAGGCACTATCGATTTTTCAAAAATAAACGTGGCGTACCAGGGCGGCGATACTAAAACCAAAGTTAACCTGGGCAGGCTTTTGGTTGAAATGGATAAGATAGACCTTAAAAACCAAAATGTGGTTGTTAAAAACATTCAGTTGGAAAACACCAATGGTATGTTATCGTTGCTAAAGCCCCAAAACGTTCAAAAAGCTGTGGTTAAGGCAATAAAAAAAGCCGATACCTTAATGGCTTCTGCGCAAAGCGGCAAAAGCTGGTCGTTGGTTTTAAACAAAATGAGCTTGGTTAACGATAATATTAAATTTGATAACGAAGCGCAAAAAGCTATGCCTAAAGGTTTGGATTTTGGGCATATGGATATTCATAACCTAAACGCCGACGCTCAGGATATTAGTTACGATGCAACCAAAATAGCCGGAAGAATAAATGCTTTTACTTTTAGCGACAAAAGCGGCTTAAAGGTTGAAAAATTTCATACCACGTTTTTATACGGCGAAAAGCAATCGTACCTGAACGATTTGTATTTGCAAACACCTTACACCGTATTGCAGGACCAGGTACAGATAGCTTACAAATCGCAAGCAGATATGACCAAAAACCTGGGCGAACTACGGGTACATGCCAACCTAAACGGCAGCAAACTGGGCCTGCGCGATGTTTTGATACTGATGCCAACTATGGCTACCATGGAACCCTTTAAAAGTTCGCCCAATGCGGCTTTCAAAATTAATGGTAAAGTAAACGGGCAGGTTAATAATTTAGATATTCCTACCCTCGAAATAACCGGCCTGAGCAATACCCACATCAAAGCATCGGCTACTTTAAAAGGCTTGCCTAATATGAACATAGTTTATTTTGATGTAAAAATAAATGATTTTACTACCAGCGCTGCCGACATTAATAAACTTGCCCCGGCAGGCAGCATTCCGTCAAGCTTCCGGGTTCCGGCAACTATCAACGTCAAGGGCACTTTTAAAGGTGGAATTAAAAATTTCACCACCAATCTTAATCTGCACACCAGCGATGGAAACCTTACGGCAATTGCCGGGCTAAATACCAGCAAAGGCGGCATGAGTTACACCGCCGATTTAAAGGCCGACAATTTAAATGCCGGCAGATTGCTTAAACAAGAAAAAAATGTAGGAAATATAACCTTAACGGCTAAGGTGAAGGGATCGGGTACAAATTTAAAAACTGCCGTAGCCCAATTTAGTGCCGATGTGGTAAGTGCCGATATACGGGGTTATCGTTATCAAAATTTGGTAATGAGCGGTAAAGCTAATCGCGGTATCATCACCACAGTTGCCCGCATGAAAGACCCTAACATCAGCTTTGCACTCAATGCCAAGGCAAACGTGACTAAAAAATATCCGTCAATTAACATGACGCTTAATGTAGACAGCATCAATCTGCAAAAGCTGCATTTTGCTAAAGATGATATGCGTTTTCACGGAAAGCTGATTGCCAATATAGCTACCGCCGATCCGGATTATTTGAATGGGGATATTAAATTAACCAATATTCAATTGGTAAACAAAGGCCAGTTAATTCGCATGGATTCGGTACTGGTAATAGCAACTGCTAATGCCGATAGCAGTACCATGCGCTTAAAAACCGATATGCTTACTGCACACCTGGCCGGTAAATATAAATTAACCGAAATTGCGCCTGCCTTGCAGGATGTGGTTAACAAATATTTTAACACGTCCCCGGCAAATGCTAAAACGGTAAAAGTAAAATATTCGGCACAGCAATTTACTTTTGAGGCCAAGCTGGTAAAAACCCCACTGTTTAAACAATTTGTGCCCGATTTAAAACAACTTGACCCGGTAATTATAAAAGGCAGTTTTGATAGCCAGGCAGGCAAACTGGTGGTTGATGCTTCGGCGCCCAGGGTGGTATATGGTACCAACTCCATCAATAATCTTAAATTTAATATTAATACCAATAATGCACTTAATTACAGCTTAACTGCCGATCAGATCAAAGCTTCGCAGGTTAACCTGCTGTTTGCAAGCATTACCGGCAACGCTCAAAACAACAAGCTTACTACGAGTTTGCAAATACGCGATGCCGGCAAAAAAGAACGTTACCGCATAGCAGGGGTACTAAGCACTACCGATGGCGAATTTTCGTTCAGCTTTTTGCAGAATGGCTTACTGCTTGATTATACGCAATGGGCGGTTAATGCCAGTAATGCACTGCAATTTGGAAACAAGGGCATTATGGCTAATAATTTCACCATTAGCAACGCCAACCAAATATTAAGCGTAAACACATCGCCGCAGCAATACAACGGGCCGCTAAATGTTGATTTTAAGAATTTTAAAATAGAAACCATTACCAAACTTGCCGATCAGAGTTCGTTACTGGTGGGTGGCGTAATTAATGGCACGGCCAATGTAACCAATCTCAATAAATCGGCAACCTTTACCTCCGATATCAACATTACCGATTTCAACTTTAAGAGCGATACCCTGGGCAATGTTGCGCTCAAGGTAAATAACCAAACAGCCAATGCATTTGCCGCCAACGTAGCCATTACGGGCAAGGGCAACCAGGTTAATTTAGATGGTTATTACTATACCGATAAAAGCAGTTTCGATATGAACCTCAATATTGCTAACCTTAACCTTAAAAGCGTCGAGGGGTTCACTTTTGGTAACATGAAACAGGCCAGCGGTGCTATAAACGGCAAGTTAAAAATAACCGGTACTACCGATGCCCCAGCCGTGCGCGGCGACATTAACTTTGATAATGCGGCTTTTAATGTTTCGATGATTAATTCGTACTACAAACTGCCTAAAGAAACCATCACTTTTAACGACGATGGCATTTTGTTCCGCGATTTTACTTTGGTTGATTCGGCTGGAAACAAGGCCATTATTGCGGGTACTATTTACACAAAGACCTATAAAGACTATAAATTTGGGCTCGATATAACGGCTGATAACTTTAGGGTATTTAACGCCACACAAGCCGATAATAAACTTTATTACGGCCAGGTTTACATTAATAGCCGCATTAAAGTACGTGGCGATATGAATAAGCCTATTGTTGACGGAACCCTTAAAATTAACGACAAAACCAAGCTTACGGTAGTACTACCGCAAAGCGACCCAGGAGTTGAAGAGCGTAAAGGCGTGGTTGAATTTGTAGATAAAAAGAAAATAATTGCCGATTCGGTATTTAAAGGAAAATTGGATTCGCTAAAACGATCGAGCCTTACCGGGCTTGACGTGGCTATGAACATCACCGTTGATAAAAACGCCGATTTTACCATAGTTGTTGACGAAGCCAACGGCGATGTGGTACATATTAAAGGAGATACACAATTAGCCTTAGGTATAGACCCGAGCGGTAAAACCAGCTTAACAGGAACGTTTACTGTAAATGAAGGCTCGTACGATCTGTCGTACCTAACCATTAACCGTAAATTTACCTTTAAGCAAGGCAGCACCATAACCTGGCAAGGCGACCCAACAAGTGCAACTTTAGATTTGACTGCTATTTACATAGCCAATGTAGCACCTATAGATTTGGTTGATAACCAATTAACCGACGAAAGCCAGCGCACCATGTACAAGCAAAAGCTGCCCTTTAATGTGCAGCTAACGCTCAAAGGCGAATTGCTGAAACCCGATATTACATTTGGCATTGTGCTGCCTGCAAATACCAATTACAATGTATCTGCCGATGTACTATCTACCGTAAACAATAAGCTGGACCAGCTAAGGCAAGACCCTAACGAGCTTAACAAACAGGTATTTGCAGTGTTATTGCTTAACCACTTTATTGGCGATAACCCATTACAAAGCCAGGCCGGCGGAGAAGGAATAGAGGGCCAGGTACGGTCAAGCGTGAGCTCGCTCCTCTCCGACCAGTTGAACCAGTTGGCGGGTAATTTAATTGAGGGCGTTAATTTAAACTTCGCGCTGCAATCGGGTACAGATTATTCATCGGGAACAGCCCAAAACAGAACCGATTTGAATGTTGGCCTATCCAAACAGTTTTTAAACGACAGGCTAACCGTTAGCGTAGGCAATAACTTTAACCTGGAGGGCCAGCAGGCTAACGAAAAAGCAACCAACATTGCGGGCGATATTTCGGTAGGATACAAACTAAGTAAAGATGGCCGCTACATGATACGCGCTTACCGTAAAGACCAGTACATTGTTGTGCAGGGCCAGGTTGTTGAAACAGGCGTAGGTTTTTCGCTCACGGTAGACTATAACCGCTTTAGCCAAATTTTCAGGCGCAAAACCAAAGAAGAAAAACAAATGATAAAAGATAATAAGCAACAGGATAAAAAGCAAAAAGAGCAAGATAAAGCCAAAGAACAAAAAGCGCAGGATGATAAGCAACCACAAACAGCAACCAAGTAA
- the dnaE gene encoding DNA polymerase III subunit alpha, giving the protein MPDFSHLHVHTQFSLLDGAADIGKLYKKAAADGMKALAITDHGNMFGVFKFVAEAGKHNVKPIVGCEFYVVDDRHKKQFTKEKRDVRRHQLFLAKNAEGYKNLIKLCSLGYMEGLYSKWPRIDKELILQYHKGLIATTCCIGASVPQTILKGTEEEAENEFKWWLDIFGEDYYIELQRHEIMEQGIINETLTKYAKKYNVKMICSNDSHYVDQQDSNAHDILLCVNTGDMQSTPIATDEEGGKGYRFGFPNDQFYFKTQAEMGKLFHDLPESLDNTNEIVDKVDVLKLKRDIMLPNFPIPPEFKIHNGPESDVLNQWEYLKHLTYTGAKERYGDISLKNQERIDFELFTIRTMGFAGYFLIVADFIRHGRDIGVFIGPGRGSAAGSVVAYCTGITNIDPMKYNLLFERFLNPDRKSMPDIDTDFDDEGRQKVIDYVVDKYGKNQVAQIITYGSMAARTSIQDVGRVLDMPLSEVNAMKKLVPDTLGITLKDAIEQVPELKAILAGNDLRAQVLKAAEKLEGSVRNTGVHAAGVIIAPDDLTNIVPVAVAKDSDLLVTQYDGRVIEDAGVIKMDFLGLKTLTIIKGALKMIKQNHGVEIDIDYIALDDAKTYELYQRGDTNGTFQFESDGMQMYLRDLKPDKFEDLIAMNALYRPGPIEYIPNFIKRKHGLEPITYDLDDMEEYLAETYGITVYQEQVMLLSQKLAGFSKGDADVLRKAMGKKQIEILNKMEAQFVSGATEKGHPKDKLTKIWNDWKAFAQYAFNKSHSTCYALVAYQTAYLKAHYPAEYMAAVLNNQNNMEKISFFMEECRRMGTLVLGPDVNESSVLFTAVGSGNIRFGLSGIKGVGDKAVESIIDERISNGPFKSIYDFAQRSTVKAVNRKSYENLVYSGAFDSFNLKRAQFFAKTENGVLSGIERLTKYANDYQNTQSSSQSNLFGGSVASYIPEPTMPDAEEFPLIEKLKYEKEVIGIYLTGHPLDNYKVELERFCKHTVADLKLLQRMKNKEGGEETEIAFNNLRRTSSELSIGGIMTKVQHKTTKTGKPFGTFVLEDYLDSYEFALFGDEYIKFRNLLMEDCFIHVKGNIIEKFRQEGNWDLNITQMSLLSEMRDKFTKSLTVILNLNDLNSDMLNNLQEMVTANNQKYPVKNCTLRFKIKDADESILVDMPSKTFKVNPSDDLLEEIKMLTKAMPVLA; this is encoded by the coding sequence ATGCCCGATTTTTCGCATTTACACGTACATACTCAGTTTTCGTTATTGGATGGTGCCGCCGATATAGGTAAACTCTATAAAAAAGCCGCCGCCGATGGCATGAAAGCCTTGGCCATTACCGACCACGGCAATATGTTTGGCGTGTTTAAGTTTGTGGCCGAGGCCGGTAAGCATAATGTTAAACCCATAGTTGGCTGCGAGTTTTATGTGGTTGACGACAGGCATAAAAAACAATTTACCAAAGAAAAAAGAGACGTGCGCCGCCACCAGCTCTTTTTGGCAAAAAACGCCGAAGGTTATAAAAACCTCATCAAGCTATGTTCACTGGGTTACATGGAGGGTTTGTACAGTAAATGGCCGCGTATTGATAAAGAACTGATACTGCAATACCATAAGGGGCTCATAGCTACCACCTGTTGTATTGGTGCATCGGTGCCGCAAACTATTTTAAAGGGTACCGAAGAGGAGGCCGAAAACGAATTTAAGTGGTGGCTTGATATTTTTGGTGAAGATTATTACATCGAGCTACAGCGGCACGAGATAATGGAACAGGGCATCATCAACGAAACATTAACCAAATATGCTAAAAAGTATAATGTTAAGATGATCTGCTCTAACGATTCGCACTATGTGGATCAGCAGGATAGTAATGCGCACGATATTTTACTTTGCGTAAATACCGGCGATATGCAAAGCACGCCTATAGCAACCGACGAAGAAGGTGGCAAGGGCTATCGCTTCGGTTTCCCTAACGACCAGTTTTATTTTAAAACGCAGGCCGAAATGGGTAAACTGTTTCATGACCTGCCCGAATCGTTAGATAATACCAACGAAATAGTTGATAAGGTGGATGTGTTGAAGTTGAAGCGCGATATTATGCTGCCCAATTTCCCGATACCGCCCGAGTTTAAAATACACAACGGCCCCGAAAGCGATGTACTAAACCAATGGGAATACTTAAAGCACTTAACCTATACCGGTGCAAAGGAACGCTACGGAGATATATCCCTCAAAAACCAGGAGCGGATAGATTTTGAGCTTTTTACCATCCGTACAATGGGTTTTGCTGGCTACTTTTTAATTGTGGCCGATTTTATAAGGCATGGGCGCGATATTGGCGTGTTTATTGGCCCTGGCCGTGGTTCGGCGGCGGGTTCGGTGGTGGCTTATTGTACGGGCATTACCAATATTGACCCGATGAAGTATAACCTGCTTTTCGAAAGGTTTTTAAATCCGGATCGTAAATCAATGCCCGATATTGATACCGATTTTGATGATGAGGGTCGCCAAAAGGTGATTGATTATGTGGTTGATAAATACGGCAAAAACCAGGTAGCACAAATTATCACCTATGGCTCAATGGCTGCCCGCACCAGTATACAGGATGTAGGCCGGGTGCTGGATATGCCGCTATCCGAAGTGAACGCCATGAAAAAGCTGGTGCCCGATACCCTGGGCATTACCTTAAAAGATGCCATAGAGCAGGTGCCCGAGTTAAAAGCCATATTAGCCGGCAACGACTTGCGCGCCCAGGTACTAAAGGCCGCCGAAAAACTGGAAGGCTCGGTACGTAACACGGGTGTACACGCCGCCGGCGTTATTATTGCGCCCGACGATTTAACCAACATTGTACCCGTTGCCGTTGCCAAAGACTCGGATTTGCTGGTTACCCAATATGATGGCCGCGTAATTGAAGATGCCGGGGTTATTAAAATGGACTTTTTGGGGCTTAAAACTTTAACCATTATTAAAGGTGCGTTAAAGATGATTAAGCAAAACCACGGCGTTGAAATTGATATTGATTATATAGCGCTTGACGATGCTAAAACTTACGAGCTTTACCAACGCGGCGATACCAACGGTACCTTCCAGTTTGAAAGTGATGGTATGCAAATGTACCTGCGCGACCTGAAACCCGATAAGTTTGAGGATTTAATTGCCATGAACGCACTTTACCGCCCTGGGCCGATAGAGTACATTCCAAACTTTATTAAGCGTAAGCATGGGTTGGAGCCCATTACTTATGATTTGGATGATATGGAAGAATACCTGGCCGAAACCTATGGTATTACCGTGTACCAGGAGCAGGTGATGCTTTTATCGCAAAAGCTGGCAGGCTTTAGTAAAGGTGATGCCGACGTTTTGCGGAAGGCGATGGGTAAAAAGCAAATTGAGATTTTAAATAAAATGGAAGCTCAGTTTGTTAGCGGCGCCACCGAAAAAGGCCACCCCAAAGATAAACTGACCAAAATTTGGAACGACTGGAAAGCCTTTGCACAATATGCCTTCAATAAATCGCACTCTACGTGTTATGCGCTGGTGGCTTATCAAACGGCTTACCTAAAGGCGCATTACCCTGCCGAATACATGGCCGCGGTATTGAACAACCAGAACAACATGGAGAAAATATCTTTCTTTATGGAAGAGTGCCGCCGCATGGGTACGCTAGTTTTGGGGCCGGATGTAAACGAATCATCAGTATTGTTTACGGCAGTTGGCAGCGGCAACATCCGTTTTGGCTTATCCGGAATTAAGGGTGTTGGCGATAAAGCCGTGGAAAGTATTATTGACGAACGGATAAGTAATGGCCCTTTTAAATCTATCTACGATTTTGCCCAGCGCTCCACAGTAAAGGCTGTTAACCGCAAATCGTACGAAAATTTGGTTTATAGCGGCGCCTTTGATAGTTTTAACTTAAAACGTGCTCAGTTTTTCGCTAAAACCGAAAATGGTGTTTTGAGCGGTATTGAGCGTTTAACAAAATATGCCAATGACTATCAAAACACGCAAAGCAGTTCGCAGTCAAACTTATTTGGCGGGTCGGTGGCATCCTATATTCCTGAGCCAACCATGCCCGATGCCGAGGAATTTCCGCTGATTGAAAAACTGAAATACGAGAAAGAGGTTATCGGTATTTACCTTACCGGGCACCCACTTGATAATTATAAGGTAGAGCTGGAACGCTTTTGCAAACACACCGTTGCCGATTTAAAGTTGCTGCAAAGGATGAAAAACAAAGAAGGCGGCGAGGAAACCGAAATAGCTTTTAACAACCTGCGCCGCACGTCGTCCGAATTAAGTATTGGCGGCATCATGACAAAGGTTCAGCATAAAACTACCAAAACAGGTAAACCATTTGGCACCTTTGTTTTGGAAGATTACCTGGACTCTTACGAATTTGCCCTTTTTGGCGATGAATATATCAAATTCAGAAACTTGCTGATGGAAGATTGCTTTATCCACGTTAAGGGTAACATTATCGAGAAGTTTCGCCAGGAGGGCAATTGGGATTTAAACATAACCCAAATGAGCCTGTTGAGCGAAATGCGCGATAAGTTTACCAAAAGTTTAACTGTAATACTTAACCTTAACGACCTGAACAGCGATATGCTAAACAACCTGCAAGAAATGGTAACAGCAAACAACCAAAAATATCCGGTTAAAAATTGTACCCTGCGGTTTAAGATAAAAGATGCCGACGAATCTATCCTGGTTGATATGCCTTCCAAAACATTTAAAGTTAACCCCAGCGACGATTTGCTGGAAGAAATTAAGATGCTGACTAAAGCTATGCCGGTTTTGGCTTAA